The Maniola hyperantus chromosome 9, iAphHyp1.2, whole genome shotgun sequence genome includes a region encoding these proteins:
- the LOC117985478 gene encoding uncharacterized protein, with translation MALKAYEDACMRAELFGQPKPDKEEFLSKHKHLDIVEFEEVDIKTTENTAMLNDDLKATSGALSELNTILTSTQTKLNRIKGVCGTVTNFFRIKLAAKDNLSYSTEPSYIGQTNYDKDYVPPNNHDVGFINTGLGPDDNEMTPHPGKIKQNGGDINAALADLEKMEVQNSSLLGKAAVIDHRKQVTSQMSKLDNMILQADRAESSLSSQNKQVRTFLR, from the exons ATGGCGTTAAAAGCTTACGAGGACGCTTGCATGAGAGCTGAATTATTTGGGCAGCCTAAGCCAGATAAGGAGGAATTCTTGTCAAAACATAAACACTTGGACATTGTGGAATTTGAGGAAGTGGATATTAAGACTACAGAG AATACTGCAATGTTGAACGATGATTTAAAGGCAACAAGTGGAGCGTTATCGGAATTAAATACAATACTGACTTCCACACAAACAAAGCTCAACCGTATCAAG GGCGTCTGCGGAACCGTCACGAACTTTTTTCGCATAAAATTAGCTGCAAAGGACAATTTGTCGTACTCCACTGAACCCAGCTACATTGGACAAACGAATTACGACAAAGACTATGTACCACCAAACAACCACGATGTAGGTTTTATAAACACGGGCCTTGGACCCGATGACAATGAAATGACGCCGCACCCGggaaaaattaaacaaaatggcgGCGATATCAACGCCGCTTTAGCGGACTTAGAAAAAATGGAGGTACAAAATAGTTCTTTATTAGGAAAAGCGGCTGTGATTGACCATAGGAAGCAAGTTACTTCTCAGATGAGTAAGTTGGATAATATGATTCTCCAAGCAGACAGAGCAGAATCGTCTTTAAGCAGTCAGAACAAACAAGTGCGAACTTTTCTACGATAA
- the LOC117985473 gene encoding bleomycin hydrolase has translation MIVKPNFRAILSTSAHFKINISSVTMCSNPLSLGTLDKFRNEFYSNPKNELAQNACARFDPFEVAINKRRTDGSLHVYNIKIESEGKPVTNQENTGRCWLFAALNVMRLPFMKKYCIDEFEFSQSYLFFWDKIERSHYWLNNIVTTTRQGEELDGRLVNFLLKDPINDGGQWDMVVNLVNKYGLMPKKCFPETFSSRRSLHMNALIKTKLREYAKDLRDKVCYNASDEEIQCTIDQQIAVIYNIVGTCLGIPPEKFTFEFYNKDKVYNTFGSLTPLDFYNQHVRPLFNVDDKVCLVSDPRQSNPFGNLYTLECLGNMVGGRQTAYNNQPIETLIEVVKDSIQGGEAVWFGSEVSKRFERKNGLEDLDAHDFRLVFNTEVQVGMEKADRLRYGDSCMTHAMVFTAVGTDASGYPVKFRVENSYSDKDYDKGYLLLTEPWFREFVFEVVVDKKYVPEEVLSVFKQEAKVLPAWDPMGTLACPVCSKQ, from the exons ATGATCGTCAAACCTAATTTTAGAGCAATTTTGAGCACCAGTGCacattttaaaatcaatatttcatCCGTAACTATGTgttcaa ATCCTCTAAGTCTTGGTACATTAGATAAATTCAGGAATGAATTCTACTCAAACCCCAAGAATGAGTTGGCACAGAATGCCTGCGCCCGTTTTGATCCGTTTGAAGTTGCCATCAACAAAAGAAGGACGGATGGATCATTGCATGTTTACAATATTAAG ATAGAGTCTGAGGGTAAGCCGGTGACGAACCAAGAGAACACGGGGCGCTGCTGGCTGTTTGCCGCGCTCAATGTCATGAGGCTGCCGTTTATGAAGAAGTATTGTATAGatgaatttgaattttcgcaAAG TTATCTATTCTTTTGGGACAAGATTGAGCGgtctcactattggctgaacAATATTGTCACCACGACCAGGCAAGGCGAGGAATTAGATGGGCGTCTAGTCAACTTTTTACTTAAG GATCCAATAAACGACGGCGGCCAGTGGGACATGGTAGTGAATTTAGTTAACAAGTACGGCCTCATGCCCAAGAAGTGTTTCCCGGAGACCTTCAGCTCGAGGCGGAGTTTACACATGAACGCGCTCATAAAAACTAAG ttGCGGGAATATGCCAAAGATTTGCGCGACAAAGTGTGTTACAACGCGTCAGATGAAGAAATACAGTGCACCATAGACCAGCAGATAGCTGTCATCTACAATATCGTTGGCACGTGCCTGG GTATACCACCAGAAAAGTTCACCTTCGAATTCTACAACAAGGACAAGGTTTACAACACGTTTGGATCCCTCACGCCTCTAGACTTCTACAACCAACACGTCCGTCCATTGTTTAACGTTGATGATAAG GTGTGCCTCGTGAGCGACCCGCGCCAGTCGAACCCCTTTGGAAACCTGTACACGCTGGAGTGTCTCGGCAACATGGTGGGCGGGCGGCAGACGGCCTACAACAACCAGCCCATCGAAACGCTTATCGA AGTAGTCAAGGACAGTATACAGGGTGGGGAAGCGGTGTGGTTTGGTAGCGAAGTCTCGAAGAGATTCGAGCGGAAAAATGGACTCGAAGACTTGGATGC GCACGACTTCCGCCTGGTGTTCAACACGGAGGTGCAAGTGGGCATGGAGAAGGCGGACCGACTGCGTTACGGGGACTCGTGTATGACGCACGCTATGGTGTTCACCGCCGTGGGAACGGAT GCGAGTGGCTACCCCGTGAAGTTCCGCGTGGAGAACTCGTACAGCGACAAGGATTACGACAAGGGTTACCTGCTGCTCACTGAGCCTTGGTTCCGGGAGTTCGTGTTCGAG GTGGTTGTGGATAAGAAGTACGTGCCCGAGGAAGTTTTAAGCGTGTTCAAGCAGGAAGCCAAAGTCCTGCCCGCCTGGGATCCCATGGGAACGCTCGCCTGCCCAGTTTGTTCTAAGCAATAA
- the LOC117985472 gene encoding cytochrome P450 6B1-like isoform X2 yields the protein MAIHLVFLFVICVLYLAYYLLLKNRNYWKNRNVPYVKPLPLFGNYKDCLLLKTHVNDILEDMCQQFPNEPYFGSFYGTSPALIIQDPNLLKHVLSKDFFYCSGRETSNHNDKETITKNMFMAHGDEWKVLRMNLTPLFSSAKLKSMFHLIKNSSITLENLLAEESRTNPNINVKKLLSRYTIECITGCAFGLCADTMKEDSQKNPFIAMGDQIFDLSNYRAIRNICRSMWPGLFYSFGFKLLDDNVDTFFNKLVSGVFKNREETKTSKNDFVDLILTWKKHTCLTGDSLSNTKTGDKKTVSIKVNEELLIAQCVLFFAAGFETTSTSTSYLLFELAKDQSAQNRMIEEVDEYFAKHDTIEYECVSTMPYTEACIEESLRLYPVLGLLTREVMHDYTLPTGLLMKKGDRIHIPVYHIQHNSDYFPEPEVFRPERFFGEEKKNIKPYTYMPFGEGPRTCIGMRFAKMPMHAALLTIFKNYRVELAENMPHKITFNPKSLIGQPIGGIHIKFIPRIKV from the exons ATGGCAATACATTTAGTTTTCTTGTTTGTTATTTGTGTGCTATATTTAGCATATTATTTGCTATTAAAGAACAGAAACTATTGGAAAAATAGAAATGTTCCTTACGTAAAGCCATTGCCGTTATTCGGCAACTATAAAGATTGTCTTTTGTTGAAAACACACGTAAATGACATCCTTGAAGATATGTGTCAACAGTTTCCTAATGAGCCCTACTTTGGATCTTTTTATGGCACGAGTCCTGCACTAATTATCCAGGACCCGAATTTGTTAAAACACGTTTTGTCCAAGGATTTCTTTTACTGCAGTGGTAGGGAAACGTCTAACCATAATGACAAGGAAACCATTactaaaaatatgtttatggCCCACGGTGACGAATGGAAAGTATTACGCATGAATTTAACACCACTTTTTTCCTCCGCGAAATTGAAGAGCATGTttcatttgataaaaaattCTTCTATTACATTGGAGAACTTGCTTGCCGAAGAATCAAGAACAAATCCGAATATCAACGTCAAGAAATTGCTCTCAAGATACACAATAGAATGCATCACAGGTTGTGCCTTCGGATTGTGTGCTGACACGATGAAAGAGGATTCACAAAAAAACCCCTTTATTGCAATGGGTGACCAAATATTTGATCTGTCAAATTACAGAGCTATTAGAAATATCTGCCGATCGATGTGGCCCGGATTATTTTATTCGTTCGGATTTAAACTATTAGATGATAATGTTGATACGTTTTTCAATAAGCTAGTTTCTGGAGTGTTCAAAAACCGCGAGGAAACAAAAACATCAAAGAACGACTTCGTAGATCTCATTTTAACTTGGAAAAAACACACCTGTTTAACTGGAGATAGCCTGAGTAACACAAAAACTGGCGACAAAAAGACAGTTAGCATCAAGGTTAACGAGGAACTGCTTATAGCGCAATGCGTGCTTTTCTTTGCGGCTGGATTCGAAACAACTTCGACGTCTACAAGTTATCTTCTATTCGAACTAGCGAAAGACCAGAGTGCTCAGAACAGGATGATAGAAGAGGTTGATGAATACTTTGCTAAACATGATACAATTGAATATGAATGTGTAAGCACGATGCCGTACACCGAAGCGTGTATAGAAGAAAGTCTTCGCCTGTACCCGGTGCTAGGCCTTCTAACCAGAGAAGTGATGCACGACTACACTCTACCGACAGGTCTCCTTATGAAAAAAGGTGATCGCATTCACATACCCGTGTATCATATTCAGCATAACTCTGACTATTTTCCTGAGCCGGAAGTTTTTCGTCCGGAGCGATTCTTTGGAGAAGAGAAGAAAAATATTAAGCCATACACTTACATGCCTTTCGGTGAAGGGCCTAGGACATGCATAG GTATGAGGTTTGCCAAGATGCCGATGCATGCAGCACTCCTGACGATATTCAAGAATTACAGAGTGGAGCTTGCCGAGAACATGCCGCATAAGATAACATTCAACCCGAAATCTCTCATTGGCCAGCCCATAGGCGGTATCCATATAAAATTTATTCCAAGGATAAAAGTATAA
- the LOC117985472 gene encoding cytochrome P450 6B4-like isoform X1, with the protein MTIIHLIFLFVVIAVLYFSYLLLKNRNYWKNRNVPFAKPLPLFGNYIEYLLLKKHLSYIADEMCQQFPNEPYFGSFYGTSPALIIQDPNLLKLVMSKDFFYCSGKEASDHNHKETISKNLFFAHGDEWKVLRMNLTPLFSSVKLKNMFYLIKNSSDTLENLLAGEIRTNPNINVRKLLSRYTIECITGCAFGLCADTMKKDVQKNPFITMGDELFDTSDYRALKNICRSMWPGLFYSLGFKLFDDNVDTFFNKLISGVFKNREETKISKNDFVDLILAWKKHNCITGDSLSNIKTGDKKTISIEVNEELLIAQCVLFFAAGFETTSTSTSYLLFELAKNQIAQDRMIEEVDEYFSKHETIEYECVTTMPYTEACIEESLRLYPVLGILTREVMHDYSLPTGPLMKKGDRIHIPVYHIQRNPKYFPEPEVFRPERFFGEEKKNIKPYTYMPFGEGPRTCIGMRFAKMPMHAALLTIFKNYRVELAENMPHKITFNPKSLIGQPIGGIHIKFIPRIKV; encoded by the exons ATGACAATAATACATTTAATTTTCTTGTTTGTTGTTATTGCTgtgttatatttttcatatttgcTATTAAAGAACAGAAACTATTGGAAAAACAGAAATGTTCCCTTTGCAAAGCCATTGCCATTATTCGGCAACTATATAGAATATCTTCTGTTAAAAAAACACTTGAGTTACATCGCGGATGAAATGTGTCAACAGTTTCCTAATGAGCCCTACTTTGGATCTTTTTATGGCACGAGTCCTGCACTAATTATTCAGGACCCGAATTTGTTGAAACTTGTTATGTCAAAGGATTTTTTCTACTGCAGTGGCAAAGAAGCATCAGACCATAATCACAAAGAAACGATTTCGAAAAATTTGTTCTTTGCTCACGGTGACGAATGGAAAGTATTACGCATGAATTTGACACCGCTTTTTTCCTCCGTAAAATTGAAGAACATGTtctatttgataaaaaattctTCCGATACATTGGAGAATTTGCTTGCCGGAGAAATAAGAACAAATCCGAATATCAACGTCAGGAAATTGCTCTCAAGATACACAATAGAATGCATCACAGGTTGTGCCTTCGGATTGTGTGCTGACACGATGAAAAAGGATGTACAAAAAAATCCCTTCATTACAATGGGTGACGAACTATTTGATACATCAGATTACAGAGCTCTTAAAAATATCTGCAGATCGATGTGGCCTGGATTATTTTATTCGTTAGGATTTAAACTATTTGACGACAACGTTGATACGTTTTTTAATAAGCTGATTTCTGGAGTATTCAAAAACCGCGAGGAAACGAAAATATCAAAGAACGACTTCGTGGATCTCATTTTAGCTTGGAAGAAACACAACTGCATAACTGGAGATAGCCTGAGTAACATAAAAACTGGCGACAAAAAAACTATTAGCATCGAGGTTAACGAGGAACTGCTTATAGCGCAATGCGTGCTTTTCTTTGCGGCTGGATTTGAAACAACTTCGACGTCTACAAGTTATCTTCTATTCGAACTAGCGAAAAACCAGATTGCTCAGGACAGGATGATAGAAGAGGTTGATGAATATTTTTCTAAACATGAGACAATTGAGTATGAATGTGTAACCACGATGCCGTACACCGAAGCGTGTATAGAAGAAAGTCTTCGCCTGTACCCGGTGCTAGGTATTCTAACCAGAGAAGTGATGCACGATTACTCTCTACCGACGGGCCCCCTAATGAAGAAAGGTGATCGCATTCACATACCCGTGTATCATATTCAGCGTAATCCTAAATATTTTCCTGAGCCGGAAGTATTTCGTCCGGAGCGATTCTTTGGAGAAGAGAAGAAAAATATCAAGCCATACACTTACATGCCTTTCGGCGAAGGACCTAGGACATGCATAG GTATGAGGTTTGCCAAGATGCCGATGCATGCAGCACTCCTGACGATATTCAAGAATTACAGAGTGGAGCTTGCCGAGAACATGCCGCATAAGATAACATTCAACCCGAAATCTCTCATTGGCCAGCCCATAGGCGGTATCCATATAAAATTTATTCCAAGGATAAAAGTATAA